One Actinomycetes bacterium DNA segment encodes these proteins:
- a CDS encoding MFS transporter, which produces MSRSGRAPLREVWRNREVRGLLLAQVCSDAGDQVARIALTLLVYERSGSLLAAAATLAVSFIPGVVAKAMLGSLADRYPRRTVMVVCDLLRALVIGFLALLAGPGTSIAPLLALLLVSELATGPFASARTALYADILRDPSEFTAAQAAGRMVNLGMQVGGFVVGGIVIQLIGAREVLALDALTFLVSYALVRTQVRARPAADETGTSVRRLLADVKLGAREIFRDPLKRPIVLVSWISTLYFSAPEAVAVGYHPGQSATTSGLLLAAAPAGSFVGAAVLSRVRLPDQVPLIVPMACLSCLTLFATSIDPEPAVAFGLWFVAGSMTAFVITIIASVVQLTLPARRGRVVGMAFAGFNAASAVAYLVMGWAAESLGAARAVSLAGVVGLASMLIFRLVWRQDRLVNRLDALSAPAVISLPEDERSSSQVGPIPDPEPADAS; this is translated from the coding sequence GTGAGCCGTTCGGGGCGAGCTCCGCTGCGTGAGGTGTGGCGCAACCGCGAGGTGCGCGGGCTGCTCCTCGCCCAGGTCTGCTCCGACGCCGGCGACCAGGTCGCGCGGATCGCGCTCACCCTGCTCGTCTACGAGCGCAGCGGCAGCCTGCTCGCCGCCGCCGCGACCCTCGCGGTCAGCTTCATCCCGGGCGTGGTGGCCAAGGCGATGCTCGGGTCGCTCGCGGACCGCTACCCGCGCCGCACCGTCATGGTCGTCTGCGACCTGCTCCGAGCCCTCGTCATCGGGTTCCTGGCCCTCCTGGCCGGCCCCGGGACGTCGATCGCGCCCCTCCTCGCCCTGCTCCTGGTCTCCGAGCTCGCCACCGGGCCGTTCGCCAGCGCCCGGACCGCGCTGTACGCCGACATCCTGCGTGACCCCAGCGAGTTCACCGCCGCTCAGGCGGCCGGTCGCATGGTCAACCTCGGCATGCAGGTCGGCGGCTTCGTCGTGGGCGGGATCGTCATCCAGCTCATCGGTGCCCGCGAGGTCCTCGCCCTCGACGCTCTGACCTTCCTCGTCTCCTACGCCCTGGTCCGAACCCAGGTGCGAGCCCGCCCGGCGGCGGACGAGACCGGTACGTCGGTCCGGCGCCTGCTCGCCGACGTCAAGCTGGGCGCGCGCGAGATCTTCCGGGACCCGCTCAAGCGGCCCATCGTCCTCGTCAGCTGGATCTCCACCCTCTATTTCAGCGCACCGGAGGCGGTGGCCGTCGGCTACCACCCAGGGCAGTCGGCCACCACGAGCGGGCTGCTGCTGGCGGCGGCTCCGGCGGGCTCCTTCGTCGGCGCGGCGGTGCTCAGCCGGGTACGGCTTCCCGACCAGGTGCCCCTGATCGTCCCGATGGCCTGCCTGTCCTGCCTCACCCTGTTCGCCACGTCGATCGACCCCGAGCCGGCGGTGGCGTTCGGCCTGTGGTTCGTCGCGGGGAGCATGACCGCGTTCGTCATCACGATCATCGCCTCGGTCGTCCAGCTGACCCTTCCCGCGCGTCGTGGGCGGGTGGTGGGCATGGCTTTCGCGGGGTTCAACGCCGCCTCTGCCGTGGCCTACCTGGTCATGGGCTGGGCCGCGGAGTCCCTCGGTGCCGCCCGCGCCGTCTCGCTCGCCGGGGTGGTGGGGCTGGCGTCGATGCTGATCTTCCGGCTGGTCTGGCGCCAGGACCGGCTCGTCAACCGGCTGGACGCGCTGTCCGCACCCGCGGTGATCTCGCTTCCCGAGGACGAGCGGTCCTCGTCCCAGGTGGGTCCGATCCCGGATCCTGAACCCGCCGACGCCAGCTGA
- a CDS encoding MarR family transcriptional regulator, whose product MALVQTAEAFLGVVDQALRDHGLSRAGRQALAVIDGAGEPLSPTAIADRLIVTTASVTSLLDTLERKGLLMRRPDPDDRRRLHVVLTDAGREAVEDFLPQVVALQTAALSGLAEAERQTLLDLLRRIEAGVAAVDARAVVAAAPRRGTPRRG is encoded by the coding sequence ATGGCACTCGTCCAGACCGCTGAGGCCTTCCTGGGGGTGGTCGACCAGGCCCTGCGCGACCACGGACTGTCCCGGGCCGGACGTCAGGCCCTCGCCGTCATCGATGGTGCGGGCGAGCCCTTGTCCCCCACTGCCATCGCTGATCGGCTCATCGTCACCACCGCGAGCGTCACGTCGCTCCTCGACACCCTCGAGCGCAAGGGCTTGCTGATGCGCCGGCCCGACCCGGACGACCGGCGCAGGCTGCACGTCGTGCTCACCGACGCGGGTCGCGAGGCGGTCGAGGACTTCCTGCCTCAAGTCGTCGCCCTGCAGACGGCTGCCCTGTCGGGCCTGGCCGAGGCCGAGCGTCAGACCCTCCTCGACCTGCTCCGCCGGATCGAGGCGGGCGTCGCCGCGGTCGATGCACGAGCCGTGGTCGCGGCGGCCCCTCGCCGGGGGACCCCGCGCCGCGGCTGA
- a CDS encoding cyclase, translating to MTTIAVRHSVADYDTWKLVFDEHEKIRRSHGATEHRVLREGNNVLALIHFPDAASARTFSEDPSLHDAMERGGVLGAPDVSVWDQDVEERY from the coding sequence ATGACCACGATCGCAGTTCGGCACTCGGTGGCCGACTACGACACCTGGAAGCTCGTCTTCGACGAGCACGAGAAGATCCGCCGCAGCCACGGTGCGACGGAGCATCGAGTGCTCCGGGAGGGCAACAACGTCCTGGCGCTGATCCACTTCCCCGACGCCGCATCGGCTCGCACCTTCAGCGAGGACCCCAGCCTGCACGACGCCATGGAGCGTGGCGGCGTCCTCGGCGCACCGGATGTGAGCGTCTGGGACCAGGACGTCGAGGAGCGGTACTGA
- a CDS encoding NAD(P)H-binding protein — MIVAVTSPGGRLGRRVVRLALADETAQVRQLSHYDGNDYTVVNLPSGAGLSEALAGVEVLVHTASSTKDPWSVDVQGARRIVEAADRSSLRHLVYVSIVGVDRVPYAYYHAKFAAEQVLLGSGLPVTIVRATQFHTFLDDLLRQQRHGPLLAIPSGWRIQPVDVDEVAAYVWEVALGEPGHDVLEMAGPQEIGSRDLARLWASTWIEEHPEEVAPKPRVLPLPVPGKLAKAFKQGLALPGPGAHLGTVTYAQHLEAQLLA; from the coding sequence GTGATCGTCGCCGTCACCAGCCCGGGCGGACGCCTTGGCCGCCGCGTCGTCCGTCTCGCCCTCGCCGACGAGACGGCCCAGGTCCGCCAGCTCAGCCATTACGACGGCAACGACTACACGGTCGTCAACCTGCCCTCGGGCGCCGGGCTGTCCGAGGCCCTCGCCGGGGTCGAGGTGCTCGTGCACACGGCCTCCTCGACGAAGGACCCGTGGTCGGTCGACGTGCAGGGTGCCCGGCGCATCGTCGAGGCAGCCGACCGATCGAGCCTGCGCCACCTCGTCTACGTGTCGATCGTCGGCGTGGACCGCGTCCCCTACGCCTACTACCACGCCAAGTTCGCCGCCGAGCAGGTGCTCCTCGGGTCGGGACTGCCGGTCACCATCGTGCGCGCCACCCAGTTCCACACCTTCCTCGACGACCTGCTGCGCCAGCAACGGCACGGCCCGCTGCTCGCGATCCCCTCCGGGTGGCGGATCCAGCCGGTCGACGTCGACGAGGTCGCGGCCTACGTCTGGGAGGTGGCGCTGGGCGAACCCGGCCACGACGTCCTCGAGATGGCCGGACCGCAGGAGATCGGCTCCAGGGACCTCGCGCGGCTGTGGGCCAGCACGTGGATCGAGGAGCACCCCGAGGAGGTCGCCCCCAAGCCGCGCGTGCTGCCCCTCCCGGTGCCCGGCAAGCTGGCGAAGGCGTTCAAGCAAGGCCTGGCCCTGCCCGGCCCCGGTGCGCACCTGGGCACCGTCACCTACGCCCAGCACCTCGAGGCTCAGCTCCTGGCGTAG
- a CDS encoding MFS transporter: protein MAGGTGTTVTQEQAAAPDRQGLVLTCLILVAAVANLPLAVANVALPDIGVHFNASQTQLNLVAVCYSLGLAMSVLWLGAVGDRYGRKQMLLVGVVLSVPACILAAWAPQIWVLIVARLVGGIAAGMSYPTTLSLITALWSGPGRTRSIALWSATGGAISALGPLVSGLLLQHFWWGSVFLITLPIIVIALPMAIRLVPSHVNETTDPVDNLGGILSALLVGAIILAINFAAVPNEGTLVLSLAIIGAAAIVAFLLRERRAEFPLYDLRVAARRVFWVAACAGIIVFGSLMGAMFIGQQFLQNVLGYSTVDAGFAILPAAFFMVLIAPRSAKLVEAKGARVTLLLGYAAIMAGFLTMLLLWKEGSHYWEVGLGYALVGAGVGFAGTPASHSLTGSVPVTRVGMASGTADLQRDLGGAIMQSIMGALLTAGYAAAANAAIAASPQSDKINSSVQSELTKSFDGATDIAKQYPQYSNQIIAAAKQSFLQGQHWAYSVGIIAVAVGAVLVYFFFPKGAEEKRLLAEYHRQDTAEAHSAA from the coding sequence ATGGCAGGGGGCACGGGTACGACGGTCACCCAGGAGCAGGCGGCGGCGCCCGACCGGCAGGGCCTGGTCCTGACCTGCCTCATCCTGGTGGCGGCGGTCGCCAACCTCCCTCTGGCAGTCGCCAACGTCGCCCTGCCGGACATCGGCGTGCACTTCAACGCCTCGCAGACCCAGCTGAACCTTGTCGCTGTCTGCTACAGCCTGGGCTTGGCCATGTCGGTGCTGTGGCTCGGCGCCGTCGGCGACCGTTACGGACGCAAGCAGATGCTGCTCGTCGGCGTCGTGCTGTCCGTGCCCGCCTGCATCCTCGCGGCCTGGGCCCCGCAGATCTGGGTGCTCATCGTCGCGCGACTCGTCGGGGGCATCGCGGCCGGCATGTCCTACCCGACCACGCTCTCGCTCATCACCGCCCTGTGGTCGGGACCCGGACGCACCCGCTCCATCGCCCTGTGGTCGGCGACCGGCGGCGCGATCTCGGCGCTCGGCCCCCTGGTGTCCGGCCTGCTGCTGCAGCACTTCTGGTGGGGGTCGGTCTTCCTCATCACCCTGCCGATCATCGTGATCGCGCTCCCCATGGCGATCCGGCTGGTCCCGAGCCACGTCAACGAGACCACCGACCCGGTCGACAACCTCGGCGGCATCCTGTCCGCGCTGCTCGTCGGGGCGATCATCCTGGCCATCAACTTCGCCGCCGTACCCAACGAGGGAACCCTCGTGCTGAGCCTGGCCATCATCGGCGCCGCTGCCATCGTGGCCTTCCTGCTGCGGGAGCGGCGGGCCGAGTTCCCGCTCTACGACCTCCGGGTCGCCGCTCGCCGGGTGTTCTGGGTGGCCGCTTGCGCCGGGATCATCGTGTTCGGGTCGCTCATGGGTGCCATGTTCATCGGCCAGCAGTTCCTGCAGAACGTCCTCGGCTACTCGACGGTCGACGCGGGTTTCGCGATCCTGCCGGCCGCCTTCTTCATGGTGCTCATCGCCCCGCGCTCGGCCAAGCTCGTGGAGGCCAAGGGCGCTCGCGTGACCCTGCTCCTCGGCTACGCGGCCATCATGGCGGGCTTCCTCACCATGCTCCTGCTGTGGAAGGAAGGCAGCCACTACTGGGAGGTCGGGCTCGGCTACGCGCTCGTCGGCGCGGGCGTCGGGTTCGCGGGCACGCCAGCGTCGCACTCGCTGACCGGCTCGGTTCCGGTGACCAGGGTGGGCATGGCCTCGGGCACCGCCGACCTCCAGCGCGACCTCGGCGGGGCGATCATGCAGTCGATCATGGGGGCGCTGCTCACCGCCGGGTACGCCGCCGCGGCCAACGCGGCGATCGCCGCGTCGCCTCAGTCGGACAAGATCAACTCGAGCGTGCAGAGCGAGCTGACCAAGTCCTTCGACGGGGCGACGGACATCGCCAAGCAGTACCCGCAGTACTCCAACCAGATCATCGCGGCGGCCAAGCAGTCGTTCCTGCAGGGCCAGCACTGGGCGTACTCGGTCGGGATCATCGCGGTCGCCGTCGGCGCCGTCCTCGTCTACTTCTTCTTCCCGAAGGGCGCGGAGGAGAAGCGGCTGCTCGCCGAGTACCACCGCCAGGACACGGCGGAGGCGCACAGCGCCGCGTGA